Part of the Tenacibaculum sp. SZ-18 genome, GAAATGTAAAAGTATTCTCTCTATTAGGAGAAGAATTAGTTAATACTGATATCAACTCTAGTGGATTAAGTAAAATAGCGTTACCTAATTTATCTACAGGAGTATATGTTGTTAAACTAAACTCTATTTTAGGTAACATAACTAAGAAAATCATTTTAGAATAAACTAATCCTCTACTAAATCATGAAAGATAACAAATCAAATAAAGAAGATATTACTAGAAAAGAAGCCCTCAAAAAAATAGGAAACTACGGGAAGTACACAGCTTTAACTGCTTTAGGTACTTACTTAATTTTAAATCCTAAAAAAGCACAAGCTGCATCACCTGAACAACCTGGTGATGGATTTTAAAAGCCTAACTATTTAACTACTAAAAAACCTCAAGAATTTCCTTGAGGTTTTTTTGTTATACTCCCATATTCTTTTCACTGTAGTTTAAAATTTACAAAACATGCTGTTTTAGTTTTGACTATTAATTTCATTAAAATCTCCTTCATTAATGTTAAAAACACGAATAGAAACTTTTTTATACCCTTTAAAGCGACACTTGTGACTAAAATTTCATACATTGAGGAAAAATTAGTTTATTCCTCTCATTTCTTAATAATTTTAACAGGATAATTGAACTATTTTACTTATGAATATATGTAAAGAATTAATTAGTATTTTTTTACATAATCTTGCACCCACTCATGGAGTTGAGATTAGAAACCCTTTTACATTTTCGGATTTCTGGTATAACGAATTGCAATACCTAGTTAAAAAATCTCGTTTAACATCGTATCAGATTAAGCGCCCGAGTATTGCAAATACAATAGCAATACCCTTAAAAAGAGTTACAAAGGATAAAAATATAATCGAAAAACTTTCAAATAGAAGTATTCATGCTTTATTAAGCAATTTTAAAATCGTTGCTCAAATAACTCAAACTGAAGATATAACTTTTACTAGACGATTCGATATAAGATCAAATGCGATACATATCAAATCTTTTGGACCTCGCAGCCCTGGAAAAATATCTGATGAGCTACGGTCTATTTGGTAATACTGAGTAAACTTCTTACCAATAACAGGTAATCTTCCGAGCATGCATAGAGTACATTTTTATTTGTAAACTACAGGATTGTTTTTCGAAGAAGTTACCTATTAAAAAATTGAAAATCATAGACACGTATAATAAGTATATTCCTCATATATTGAAAATATACTAAATTCATTTAATAAACTAATCAAACTAAAATTATGTTTTATAAAACTACTAAATTATGCAGTATATTATTACTGCTGCTGAGTATCAATATGTTTTCCCAAACTACAGAAGATTTTGAAGATGAAAGTAATGCCTCAACCACTTTTACAAGTAATGGTCAAATATTCTCAATTTCCAGTTCAGAAAACTTTGACATTAATGCTGCTTGTTGTGGCCTTGGTTGGAATGGAACATCGGGAGACAATAAAACTATTGATAATGACGGCTTTACATCTTTTGGAGGGGGTACATCATTAACTATAAAGACTAACGATAACACCGATTTTACACTAAAAAGCTTTTATGTTTACATCTCTGATATTTTTGGAAATGGACCTTCATGCTCGCTAACTGTTCAAGCAAAAAAAGATGGTTCTAATGTATTTAACTTCACAAAATCATCTGGTTTTGAAACAATTAATCTGGGCGTCAATAATGGTTTTGTTTTTATTGACTTATCTACTGAGGGCGGTTCAGACAATTCTAATACACTTTTAGATGAAATTATCATAACGACGGATGGTCAAGGAGACTACCTTGCGCTGGACGCATTTAGATGGGATGTTGCTTCTGCTTGTACTGATCCTGACATACCAGCAGTAACTGCGACTACCCCCTCTATTTGTAATGGAGGGAATACCAATTTAATTGTTTCCAATAGCTCAAGTTTAAATGACGCTACGAATTGGCATATTTACAAAGGTTCTTGCGGAGGGACTCTAATAGGTACTACGGCTACTGGTGTTTTTAACGTAAGTCCGAATGTCACTACAACGTACTATATTCGTGGAGAGGGTGGTTGTGTAACCCCAGGCAGTTGTGGAGCAGTAACGGTTAACGTTGGTAATTCTGCCAATCCCGGTTTTGCATACAATGCGGGTGCCTATTGTAATAATGAACCTGATCCATCACCAATATTCATCGCAACTCCTGGTGGAACATTCTCTTCTACCAATGGGTTGGTGATTACCCCAAACGGAACTATTGATGTGTCTGCTTCGACTCCCGGAACATATCCTATTACGTATACAACAGCTGGAGCATGTCCGACTTCAACTTCGACTAATATTACTATTAATGCTTTAGATAACGCTTCTTTTAGCTATAGCTCCACTGCTTACTGCCTTAATGATCCTGATCCATCACCAAATAGCATTGCTACTCCTGGTGGAACATTCTCTTCTATCAATGGTTTGGTAATTGCTTCAAACGGAACTATTGATGTGTCTGCTTCGACTCCTGGAACATATCCTATTACCTATACAACAGCTGGAACATGTCCGAATTCCGCTATAGCTAATATTACTATTAATGCTTTAGATGACCCTTCTTTTAGCTATAGCTCCACTGCTTACTGCCTTAATGACCCTGACCCATCACCAAATAGCATTGCTACTCCTGGTGGAACATTCTCTTCTACCAATGGTTTGGTAATTGCTTCAAACGGAACTATTGATGTGTCTGCTTCGACTCCTGGAACATATCCTGTTACCTATACAACAAATGGAACATGTCCGAATTCAGCTTTTGCTAATATCACTATTAATCCTGCAGATGACGCTTCTTTTAGCTATCCCGCTTCTGCTTACTGTGTGAGCGATTCAGACCCATCACCAAATAGTATTGCTACTCCTGGTGGAACTTTCTCTTCTACTAGTGGTTTGGTAATTGCCGTAAACGGAACTATTGATGTGTCTGCTTCGACTCCTGGAACATATCTTATTACGTATACAACAAATGGAACTTGTCCGGATTCAGCTTCGGCTAATATTACTATTAATGCTTTAGATGACGCTTCTTTTAGCTATGGGGCTTCATCATATACAACGGAAGATGCAGACCCTTCTCCAACCATTACTGGTTTAACGGGAGGATCATTTTCAGCAGCAGTAGGTTTAAATATTAATGCATCTACAGGGCTAATTGACGTTTCGGCATCTACACCTGGAAGCTATACAGTTAATTATACAACTAATGGAACATGTCCAAATTCGTCTACTTTTAATATAGACATATATCCCAATACATATACTTGGACTGGAAATTCTGACAATAATTGGAATAATACTGCTAACTGGGATAATAATATTGTTCCTCATAGTGATGGTAACGTAATTATACCAAATGGGTTAACCAACTACCCTACAGCTACATCTGTTATAACAGTTAACAGTATAACAATGAACGACGGTGCTTCATTTATCGCACAAGCCTCAGTAAACGGAGCTATTACCTATAACAGAAACCTACCAACTACCAATTGGCATTTAGTTTCTGCTCCAGTTTCTGGAGAGTCTCTAGACGATATAATAGCCAATAATGATCTTGCTTCTGGTACAGGAGGAAATTTAGGGTTAGGGTATTATTTCAATAATACTACTGCTCCCTGGATATATGCTCAATCAACATCTAATATTGGTGTCGCCAATGGAATTGGTTTCTCTATAAAACTAGCTAACCCTGGTACTCTAAGTGTTTCTGGTAGTTTGAATACTACTGATATACTAAAGCCAATCTCACTGGGGAGTCGAACTAATTTTAACATATTAGGAAACCCATTTACTTCCTACATAAATTCAGCTACTTTTGCATCAACTAATTCATCAATACTCGCTGAGGAAACATTATGGTTATGGGATGGAACTAAATATGTAACATATAACGCCGTTTCTCCAATAGAATTAGCTCCTGGACAAGGATTCTTTGTCGAAGCTTCAAGTAATGGAAACATAACTTTCGAAGCCACGAATCAAAGTCACCAAACTACGGATACATTCATTAAAGGTTCTGAAAATTCTTATCCAA contains:
- a CDS encoding T9SS type A sorting domain-containing protein, translating into MFSQTTEDFEDESNASTTFTSNGQIFSISSSENFDINAACCGLGWNGTSGDNKTIDNDGFTSFGGGTSLTIKTNDNTDFTLKSFYVYISDIFGNGPSCSLTVQAKKDGSNVFNFTKSSGFETINLGVNNGFVFIDLSTEGGSDNSNTLLDEIIITTDGQGDYLALDAFRWDVASACTDPDIPAVTATTPSICNGGNTNLIVSNSSSLNDATNWHIYKGSCGGTLIGTTATGVFNVSPNVTTTYYIRGEGGCVTPGSCGAVTVNVGNSANPGFAYNAGAYCNNEPDPSPIFIATPGGTFSSTNGLVITPNGTIDVSASTPGTYPITYTTAGACPTSTSTNITINALDNASFSYSSTAYCLNDPDPSPNSIATPGGTFSSINGLVIASNGTIDVSASTPGTYPITYTTAGTCPNSAIANITINALDDPSFSYSSTAYCLNDPDPSPNSIATPGGTFSSTNGLVIASNGTIDVSASTPGTYPVTYTTNGTCPNSAFANITINPADDASFSYPASAYCVSDSDPSPNSIATPGGTFSSTSGLVIAVNGTIDVSASTPGTYLITYTTNGTCPDSASANITINALDDASFSYGASSYTTEDADPSPTITGLTGGSFSAAVGLNINASTGLIDVSASTPGSYTVNYTTNGTCPNSSTFNIDIYPNTYTWTGNSDNNWNNTANWDNNIVPHSDGNVIIPNGLTNYPTATSVITVNSITMNDGASFIAQASVNGAITYNRNLPTTNWHLVSAPVSGESLDDIIANNDLASGTGGNLGLGYYFNNTTAPWIYAQSTSNIGVANGIGFSIKLANPGTLSVSGSLNTTDILKPISLGSRTNFNILGNPFTSYINSATFASTNSSILAEETLWLWDGTKYVTYNAVSPIELAPGQGFFVEASSNGNITFEATNQSHQTTDTFIKGSENSYPTFELFVERQNERRSTKVFYVDGKTTDFDNGYDSKIFSEDASDLKIYSELITNNEGKKLAIQTLPNADHATMIIPVGLVAGADQKLTFSVSSSNLPSGIEIYLEDRVSNTFVNLSEGDHTITTKADINGIGQYYIHASSAKLSNEDITQNISNVSIYKSANNEITVAGLQAKGNVKVFSLLGEELVNTDINSSGLSKIALPNLSTGVYVVKLNSILGNITKKIILE